GGTGCCGTGCTCGGTGAGCCAGCCGGCCAGCTCGCCGGTGCCGAGCACCGTGCCGTCCAGCTGCACGCCGTCCGTGCTGATCGGGGTGGTCTCGGCCTCCTCGGCGCCCGGGTCGACGGCGAAGAGCCGCTCGCGCAGGGAGGGGTTGCGGATCTCCAGGGTGTCCAGGATCATCGCGACGGCCTTGCGGTCGTAGGCGGTCCGCTCCAGGTCGGCGACGCCCTTGGGGAGCTCGACCCGGCGCTCCAGCTCCGTGAGCCGGCGGTTGAGCTTGACCGCTTCCAGGTGGTCGCGGAGGTTCTGCCCGGCCTTGCCCTTGACCTCGTCCACGCGCTCGACGAGCTCGGCGAAGGAGCCGAACTGGTTGATCCACTTCGCGGCGGTCTTCTCGCCGACGCCGGGGATGCCGGGGAGGTTGTCGGAGGGGTCGCCGCGCAGGGCCGCGAAGTCGGGGTACTGCGCGGGCGTCAGCCCGTACTTCTCGAACACCTTCTCGGGGGTGAAGCGGGTCAGCTCGGAGACGCCCTTGGTCGGGTACAGCACGGTGGTGTGCTCGCTGACCAGCTGGAAGGAGTCCCGGTCGCCGGTGACGATCAGCACCTCGAAGCCCTCGGCCTCGGCCTGCGTGGCGAGGGTGGCGATCACGTCGTCCGCCTCGAAGCCGTCGACCGCGAAGCGGACGGCGCCCATCGCGTCGAGGAGCTCGCCGATCAGCTCGACCTGGCCCTTGAACTCGTCCGGGGTCTTGGAGCGGTTCGCCTTGTACTCCGTGAACTCCTGGGAGCGCCAGGTCTTGCGGGAGACGTCGAAGGCGACCGCGAAGTGCGTCGGCGCCTCGTCGCGCAGCGTGTTGGCCAGCATCGACGCGAAGCCGTAGATCGCGTTCGTCGGCTGGCCCGTCGCGGTGGTGAAGTTCTCCGCGGGCAGCGCGAAGAACGCTCGGTAGGCCAGCGAGTGCCCGTCCATGAGCATCAGTCGCGGACGGCTGCCGCCGGAGGTCTTGTCGGTCGTCTTCGATGCTGTCTCTGCCACGCCCCCGATCCTGCCACGCCCCACTGACACTCGGCCCCGGCCCCGGACCCGGCCCCGGACCCGGCCCGCGGCGGCGCGGGCGCCGGGGCGGGCCCTCGCCCCGGCCCGCCCCCACTCGATGTCACCGCCGCGTGCGAGGATCGGAGACGTACCTCACAACGCGGTCGAAGGGGAGCGTGCGATGGCGAGGAAGCCGCCCAAGAGTGATCCGGTTCAGGACGCGCCGCAGGTCGCCGGGCCACAGCACGCGGCAGCGGGCCTCCCCGCGATCGGGCACACGCTGCGCGTCGCCCAGCAGCAGATGGGCGTGAAGCGCACCGCGCTGACGCTGCTGAGCGTCAACCAGAAGGACGGCTTCGACTGCCCGGGCTGCGCCTGGCCGGAGCCGGAGCACCGGCACAAGGCGGAGTTCTGCGAGAACGGCGCGAAGGCCGTCGCCGAGGAAGCCACGCTGCGCCGGGTCACGCCCGAGTTCTTCGCCGCGCACCCGGTCGCCGACCTGGCCGGCCGCAGCGGCTACTGGCTGGGACAGCAGGGGCGCCTGACCCACCCCGTGTATCTCCCCGAGGGGGGCACGCACTACGAGCCGGTCACCTGGGAGCGCGCCTTCGGCATCGTCGCCGAGGAGATCGCCGCCCTCGGCTCCCCGGACGAGGCCGTCTTCTACACCTCGGGCCGCACCAGCAACGAGGCCGCGTTCCTCTACCAGCTGTTCGCCCGCGAGCTCGGCACGAACAATCTGCCCGACTGCTCGAACATGTGCCACGAGTCGTCCGGCTCGGCCCTGTCGGAGACGATCGGCATCGGCAAGGGCAGCGTCCTTCTGGAGGACCTGTACAAGGCCGACCTGATCATCGTCGCCGGCCAGAACCCGGGGACGAACCACCCGCGCATGCTGTCCGCCCTGGAGAAGGCCAAGGACAACGGGGCGAAGATCATCAGCGTCAACCCGCTGCCCGAGGCCGGCCTGGAGCGCTTCAAGAACCCGCAGACCCCGCAGGGCATGCTCAAGGGCGCCGCGCTGACCGACCTGTTCCTCCAGATCCGCATCGGCGGCGACCAGGCCCTGTTCCGTCTCCTCAACAAGCTGATCGTCGAGACGGAGGGCGCGGTCGACGAGGCGTTCGTGCGGGAGCACACGCACGGCTACGAGGAGTTCGCCGAGGCCGCCCGCGCCGCCGACTGGGACGAGACGCTCGCGGCGACCGGGCTGGCCCGGGAGGACATAGAGAAGGCCCTCCGTATGGTTCTGACCTCGGAGCGGACCATCGTCTGCTGGGCCATGGGTCTCACCCAGCACAAGCACTCGGTGCCGACCATCAGGGAAGTGGTCAACTTCCTTCTCCTGCGCGGCAACATCGGCCGCCCGGGCGCGGGCGTGTGCCCGGTGCGCGGCCACTCGAACGTGCAGGGCGACCGTACGATGGGCATCTTCGAGCGCCCCGCCCCGGCGTTCCTGGACGCCCTGGAGAAGGAGTTCGGCTTCGCCCCGCCGCGCGAGCACGGCTTCGACGTCGTACGGGCCATCCGCGCCCTGCGCGACGGCGAGGCGAAGGTCTTCTTCGCCATGGGCGGCAACTTCGTCTCCGCGTCCCCGGACACGGAGGTCACCGAGGCGGCCATGCGGCGGGCCCGGCTGACCGTGCACGTGTCGACGAAGCTGAACCGCTCGCACGTGATCACGGGCGCGCGTGCGCTGATCCTCCCGACGCTCGGCCGCACCGAGCGCGACCTCCAGGGAAGCGGCGAGCAGTTCGTGACCGTCGAGGACTCGATGGGCATGGTGCACGCCTCCCGGGGGCGGCTGGAGCCCGCGAGCCGGCATCTGCTGTCCGAGCCGGCCATCGTCTGCCGCCTGGCCCGCCGCGTGCTGGGCGAGAACAGCGCCACGCCCTGGGAGGAGTTCGAGAAGGACTACGCGACGATCCGGGACCGCATCGCGCGCGTGATCCCCGGCTTCGAGGACTTCAACGCGCGCGTGGCCCGCCCCGGCGGCTTCACGCTCCCGCACGCCCCGCGCGACGAACGCCGCTTCCCCACGGCCACCGGCAAGGCCAACTTCACCGCCGCCCCCGTGGAGTACCCCCAGCTGCCCGAGGGCCGCCTGCTGCTCCAGACGCTGCGCTCGCACGACCAGTACAACACCACGGTCTACGGCCTCGACGACCGTTACCGGGGCATCAGGAACGGCCGCCGGGTGGTGCTGGTCAACCCCGAGGACGCACGTGCCCTGAAGCTGGCGGACGGCGCTTACGTCGACCTGGTCAGTGAGTGGAAGGACGGCGTGGAACGCAGGGCGCCCGGTTTCCGGGTCGTGCACTACCCGACGGCCCGGGGCTGCGCCGCCGCGTACTACCCGGAGACCAACGTGCTGGTGCCGCTGGACGCCACGGCGGACACCAGTAACACCCCGGCCAGCAAGTCCGTCGTGGTGCGTCTGGAACAATCGGCTACCGACTGAGCGCTTGCTCAGCCGCAGAGGCAACCACATGATCTGGACGAACGGAGACCGGACCCCATGGGTGAACAGCGGCATGTGAAGTTCCCGCAAGAGGTCATCGACGAGTACGCCGCTCTCGGTGTCGACCTCTTGGCCCTGTTCTCCGCGGGCCACCTCGGGACCCGGATGGGCGTCCAGATCGTCGAGGCGTCGGCGGACCGGGTCGTCGGGACGATGCCGGTCGAGGGCAACACCCAGCCCTACGGACTGCTGCACGGCGGGGCCTCCGCGGTGCTGGCCGAGACGCTCGGCTCGGTCGGCTCGATGCTGCACGGCGGCAGCTCCAAGATCGCCGTGGGCGTCGACCTGAACTGCACCCACCACCGCGAGGTGCGCTCCGGCCTCGTCACCGGTGTGGCCACGCCCGTGCACCGGGGACGCTCGACTGCCACCTACGAGATCGTCATAACCGATGAAAGCGACAAAAGAGTGTGTACGGCCCGGCTGACCTGCCTGCTGCGTGATGTGAACCCGGGCGACGAGGCGCTCATCCGCGCGGCGAGCTGACGGACGCCGGTCGACCGGTGCCGAGCCGGCCGACGCAGGGCCGGCCGACGTAGGGAAAACCCTGGAGGGACGGTCGTGCTCTTGTCGCGGCCGTCCCCCGGGCGCTTCACTGGCGACGCTCCACCCCCACAGGAGAAGACCCGTCCCACCCCTAGAAGGGTTTCTCTTGACCTCCGTACGCGCCCTCGCCGTCACCGCTGCGGCCGGTGCCGCCGTGCTCGCCACCGCGCTGCCGTCGTCCGCCATCAACTCCTACAACGCCACGCCCGCACCCGAACGCACCGAGGTCGGCGCGCTCGTGGCCACCTGGGACGACGACGACAACCCCGCGACCCCCGACCGGGTCGACTGGGTCTGCTCCGGCACCATGATCGACGCGGACACCTTCCTGAGCGCCGCGCACTGCACCACCGACTGGCCGGACAACGTGCGGTTCTACGTCTCCCTGGACCAGGACGTGCAGTCCGGGCTCGACGCGGCGGCGAAGAAGTACCCGGGCGACCCGGCCGCACAGGCCGCGGCCGTCGCCGTCCAGGGCACCGCCCACTCCCACCCCGACTACCCGGGGCCCGCCTCCGACACCCACGACATCGCGGTGGTCGAACTGCCCGCCGCCCAGGTCAAGGCCCGCTGGACCTTCACCCCGGCCACCCTGCCCACCGCGAATCAGCTCGGCAGGCTGGGCTCGCAGGGGCTGAACGCCACCGACTGGTTCGTTGCCGGCTACGGCACCCAGGAAGCCGTCAACGGCCCCGGCGGCCACACCCACCCCGGCGGCGGCGTCCGCATGAAGGCGCCCGTCACCTTCAACGCCCTCAACGACTCCTGGGCCCGTCTGGCGATGACCGCCCCGCAGGGCAACGGAGGTGCCTGCTACGGCGACTCGGGCGGCCCCAACTTCGCGGTACTCGGCGGCCGGACCGTCCTGGCCGCCACCACCATCACGGGCGACACCCCCTGCTACGCGACCAACGTGACATACCGCCTGGACACCCCGGGCGCC
This region of Streptomyces caelestis genomic DNA includes:
- a CDS encoding FdhF/YdeP family oxidoreductase, whose translation is MARKPPKSDPVQDAPQVAGPQHAAAGLPAIGHTLRVAQQQMGVKRTALTLLSVNQKDGFDCPGCAWPEPEHRHKAEFCENGAKAVAEEATLRRVTPEFFAAHPVADLAGRSGYWLGQQGRLTHPVYLPEGGTHYEPVTWERAFGIVAEEIAALGSPDEAVFYTSGRTSNEAAFLYQLFARELGTNNLPDCSNMCHESSGSALSETIGIGKGSVLLEDLYKADLIIVAGQNPGTNHPRMLSALEKAKDNGAKIISVNPLPEAGLERFKNPQTPQGMLKGAALTDLFLQIRIGGDQALFRLLNKLIVETEGAVDEAFVREHTHGYEEFAEAARAADWDETLAATGLAREDIEKALRMVLTSERTIVCWAMGLTQHKHSVPTIREVVNFLLLRGNIGRPGAGVCPVRGHSNVQGDRTMGIFERPAPAFLDALEKEFGFAPPREHGFDVVRAIRALRDGEAKVFFAMGGNFVSASPDTEVTEAAMRRARLTVHVSTKLNRSHVITGARALILPTLGRTERDLQGSGEQFVTVEDSMGMVHASRGRLEPASRHLLSEPAIVCRLARRVLGENSATPWEEFEKDYATIRDRIARVIPGFEDFNARVARPGGFTLPHAPRDERRFPTATGKANFTAAPVEYPQLPEGRLLLQTLRSHDQYNTTVYGLDDRYRGIRNGRRVVLVNPEDARALKLADGAYVDLVSEWKDGVERRAPGFRVVHYPTARGCAAAYYPETNVLVPLDATADTSNTPASKSVVVRLEQSATD
- a CDS encoding PaaI family thioesterase, yielding MGEQRHVKFPQEVIDEYAALGVDLLALFSAGHLGTRMGVQIVEASADRVVGTMPVEGNTQPYGLLHGGASAVLAETLGSVGSMLHGGSSKIAVGVDLNCTHHREVRSGLVTGVATPVHRGRSTATYEIVITDESDKRVCTARLTCLLRDVNPGDEALIRAAS
- a CDS encoding trypsin-like serine protease, which codes for MTSVRALAVTAAAGAAVLATALPSSAINSYNATPAPERTEVGALVATWDDDDNPATPDRVDWVCSGTMIDADTFLSAAHCTTDWPDNVRFYVSLDQDVQSGLDAAAKKYPGDPAAQAAAVAVQGTAHSHPDYPGPASDTHDIAVVELPAAQVKARWTFTPATLPTANQLGRLGSQGLNATDWFVAGYGTQEAVNGPGGHTHPGGGVRMKAPVTFNALNDSWARLAMTAPQGNGGACYGDSGGPNFAVLGGRTVLAATTITGDTPCYATNVTYRLDTPGARSFLAPFVALP